The genomic region accaaaaacaaattaaatggattatgaagtctctctaaacaaaatatattaaacactAGACATTTTAAAGCAGGGATAAATTTAAAAGTGCTTTATGTGCCAAAATATAAAGCAGCActggaaaaacatcaaactaaatttattaaaataatgaagtCACTTTTTCTTGATTCAGAGGTCAAATCACAAAGCAATATTGTTTAGAAATCGAGGTTCTTGTCGTCCTCCAGGAACACTGCGCTGCTCGTTTTACGTTTCTTCCTGAACACACCTGATTCAGGTGACGGCACTTCAACAAAAGCttgttaatcagccatcaattgaaTAAATTTTGCTGAAGCGGAGACAGATCTGAAGCACAACATGCAGGGTAACGTGCTTTGaggatgggggggggggaagacatgcggcaaatgtcgtcgggtccgggagtcgaacccgcgacggccgcgtcgaggactcaaggcctccaaatacgggtcgcgctaaccgctacgccaccacggcgcGCCCatcactgcattttttttgttgcttttctgtattaaataaaatcatttagcTCTTCTTGGATCCATGTCGTAATTGggcaactttttattactcacaCAAATAtctttcctcatcaaaaacttCTCAGAAGAGGAGCGCAGtgaagaaaactgtaaaaagaaatccTGGTGGCTTCATATAACATGATCAGTTTAACTAACTTTGAAACTTTGATCTGGGAATGACATCATGTCAAgtttaaaatccttttaattttctaatttaaatactTAGTGTCCAGACCAACCAGCAAATTTCAACTTCTGAGTGAAAGTTGAACATTTAAGTCAGTTATCTCCTTCAACCATGCTACAttgcaatgttttattttctctttatttttatgacaaagTTATAAAGTCCTGATATATTACTGTTGTAAAAGGTTTGTCAATATGGTAATACTAGAAAAAACTTACTGGAATATTTACCCTGGAGAGACTTTTGTGTAAAAACACTTGGAAATTTaagaaattcatttaaaatcaaCATCATCATAACTAAGCCCATGGTAGTCAGAGATATTTGAAAAATGCCAAATATTGGCACAAGTTGTTGGTCAATAAGTATATTGCCTgacctttaaaataattaaaggtaaaaatacattttttaaaagcctgATAAGTCCATGTCTAGAACatatagaaaaaaagtttgatatttttgctgcttttcagaCAAACTCATGCTAATAGAAGAATAtgcaacaattttctttttctctttgttgagaataataacaaaataaagtcTAATAATTATTAAAGATTTCAAGCAAACCATAAATGTGCATTGGCCCAGAAACACCTGTGCATCTCCAATAATAACTTAATCTAATGTGTTCTTTCAAAGGGTCAGGGTTAAGCTTCAACACCCAGTGGGGAGTCTGCAGGATCACTGACTGGGAGAATTGGGAAAAAAGCCAACAAATAAAGGCACTGTTTCCAAATCTGGCTCTGAAAAATCTTGTGAAAAATATCAACCTCGATTTGGTTTTTGGAGGACAATAAGATACATCAAACAGGATGGAGATGTTAGTTTTATACTAGAGGAATGATTGAAACATGACAATATTTCTCGTTGAGGTGACTGGTATCTCATGAGCACCTGCTAGTTGCAGTCATCATGGCAGAGCTGCAATAGAAGATGCTCCAAATACTCTTAAGTCTGTTGTTTGGCAGTATTTTGGGAGTTTCCAGTAGAAAAGATAAATGGCAGAGTAACAAGAAACGAGCAATTGAGTTGTTCAGTTGCTGGAGGAGACAAAGAGTTGCTGGAAGTCACAATCACAGCAAACCAAAAGCAACTGGGAAAAGTACTGCAGAACATGCACAGTTTAagccaggggtgggcaatcctggtcctcgagggccggtgtcctgcaaatcttagatgtctccctggtccaacacacttgaatccaataactgaatcacctcctaagtgcagtcaagttctccagagtcctgctaatgacctcattatttgactcaggtgtgttgaagtagagatgcatctaaaagttgcaggagaccggccctcgaggcctggagttgcccacccctggtttaaGCACTAACCTAAGGCCTAAAGagataaaatgaaatcagaaaaagacGTCGTTTGTTGAGTTTGTGGCAAAAATCAATGAAGAGGCAGAACAAAGGCCTTTTTGCAGCATAAATTTGATCTTTGAAGTTTCTcttaaagtaatattaaaatctGATCCCGTCTCGTTCTCGTGAACTCAATGTCGTGTCTCGTCTTGAGCGTTTTATGTGTCGTTTCAATCCTCTCCCAGGTTTTGCTTATAAGCATCCAGGGAGGGGAAGCAATCCCAAGAGCAATATGATCTTTTAAAAGTCCTTTGAATATAGATCTAGGCTTAATTAGTcatgcagcaaaagaaaaaaaaatgatgcaaacaCCAACTAAAACACAGCCAAGCAAATATTCGTCATAAGGAAATGGTTATCCAAGCTATGTTAGGTTAGGTGACTACTTAATCTTGCTCAGATTACGTAAAAGCCGTGTTTTGACAAGCCCATAATAGCAAACCACTAGCCAGGGCCCGTCGCATATACAATTATATGTCACTTCAATAAGCCAGCCACATGGTCAACTAGTTAGCCCAGCAGCTAATCGTTGTAAGAAAACATCTAGCTGAAGTCTCGGTGGGCTTCCACTTCTCACGGCTTCACCTCATGGCGACAACAAGGCTAACTTTACCAGCTAACGAGCTAACACAGCTTCAAAAAGCTACCAGGAGAAAGCAGCATTACCGGGTATGGCTTTACTTCACTGCATAGCCAACAAGTTAATTAGCTCACCACCTGTTTTAACGAGCAGCGAAGCTTTCACAgttgaagaaagaaacaaacaaaaaaaaaacgcccTGTTGCTATAAGAGTATTGCTAATAACTTGAAGCTATGCTAAGTAACGTCGTTCGTTTCGGCTAACTGTAACTTTAGCTAGGTTAGCAGTTTGTGCACTACAACGTTTACAACCAGTGTCCCTCCAGGGTATCCTCAAACCCGGACTGTCTACTAGGAAAACACCGGGGCTGAAGGCAGGCCTGCAGGCCTCTAAGGTGGAAATAAATAACAGGCGATACTGACCAGAAACCCGGCTCAATATATTACACACAGCTACAGCCGACAAGATGTCTCGCTGTCGAACTACTGTTCGGATTCAGGGCTGTGTGTAATTCTTGATCTTTAGTAGAACAAATtaaaggatatatatatatatatatatatatatatacacaaaaacCCGAGCCAACAAGCCCACAGACAATAAACGAGAGGGTGAATTTACCTGTTTCTTTTCCACTCTGACACTACGGAGAACTGCGTCACGTGGTTTTTCACAGAGCCGCTTCGAGGAAACAGGCGCCACACCACGTGATCACTTTCGGATATGTTTAGTTAAATATCATCAACCGATTTGTGACACGCTGAAGATGTTGATGCGCAACACAGGAGGCGACAGGGTGGAAGAAGCAAACTGCAGCTGGTATGTGTCCTCCTCACTGAGGAAATCAAAAACAATTCCCAGATTACTGCTCCacagatgaaaaacaattaaagaaacaattaaaaaagaaactaactCATCTTTTTGGAGAATACTTATGTCTCATTGTTATTATGTATTGGTAAAGTATGCAgtatatgtttaaaaatggagGACTTATTAGATAGATACAAACTGTATTTCAAACTCAAGGTCCAAgttaaacaaaagcaacaaaataacaaCCAAACAGATGCACAAATCTACGATCAGTTATTATAATAGCTATTATTGACTAAATGAAAGTTGCCCCAAATAATAACAGGGTACATCTAATCTGGAAAAGTACAACGGTCAGGAATTGTAAGCATTGCCAGGTGTGAATAAGTAGGAGAAAAGGAAAATCCTGCAATGTGGGGTTCCCAATATGCCTAacatatttgtacatttataatttaaatatttttatttccaaacttGTTATTGTCAAGGTGTTGTATCAATTCATCCTtcaatgtttttataataattattattattagccgTGGCATTATTATGTAACAGTTTACATGATGCAGCAGTTGCAGTGTTACCGTTGTAAATTGTTACATATATAATACCaccactattattattattattgttaataataataatgacaactcaatatgcattttaaaaaatgctttaagtGTATGctaaagtaaaatttgattACTATAATATCTCTATTGTTTTTTGAGAAACCTTTGAAGGTCTACATGGAAGATTGTcaaataaatagataataatACCAGAGgttttggaaaatctgaaagTCTGATGTGAagaatttatttgaactttgtcCAAAGCTTTGTACTCAGAGATGAATCAAATAGTTTccttgatgttttatttgtgtgctGCCTTCACCTCCACTCCTCACCAGGAGGGGGCAGCACTGCACCATCCTGTGTTGCGCACTAGTTGTCATCCTGTCAGTTCAAAGCCAGCTCAAGGTAAAACTGGTACTGGAggtaaataatataaaaagaggCGATTATGTTATTGCggtgtaataattttttttatagaagaATTATTCAAGTACAGACATGTAATAAAGCGGTTTATACTGCGTTGGTCGGCTTAGGCTTTTTATTGAACGTACCTTTAGCTACCGAGCTAATGTAGCCGCAATCGTTGAATTTATTGAAGTTTACAGACAGAATGGCAGATTCGTCGCCTCTGTCCGGGGTCAATGTTGTTTTGGTCATGGCTTATGGCAGCTTGGTGAGTCGCCTACCGTATCTAGGGAACATTATAATAAACGGTTGTGTAATATTGTTCAACTTTAAAGCTTTGTCTGGCTTTGTGCGCAGGTGTTCGTGCTGCTGTTTATCTTCGTGAAAAGGCAAATCATGCGGTTTGCGATGAGATCCCGCCGTGGACCGCACGCACCTATTGGCCACAATGCACCGAAGGTAGCTGTACTTTTCTCACCTTTAGGATCTGGTACCTCTGACTTTATCACTTACACACGAATCTATTGACAGGGTTTGAGGGAAAACATCGACTCCAAGCTTTCTAAGGTCCAGGAGATCTGCTTCGAACCTCGGCTCCTATCAGAGGGGGATGACCGACTCAGGAGGGGATCGCAGATGAGTCagtcatatttttttgcttcctttATCACTCTGCAAAATTgttattttccagttttaatgTAACAAACACACTCTCTCCCTCCAAGGTTGCTACAACTATATGTACCGAATGAAAGCCCTAGATGCTATTCGCGACTCAGGTGAGTTTTAACATTTAGTTTCTGCTGGTGGTTAAGATTAAAGCAATATTATCATCATTCTCTCTACAACCAGTGTCAGAAATCCCcttaaattatttattcctGGGGCAAGGCAGCAGTACAAACTTATTTTCACatgaaaacctgcaaaaaaacCCCTAGAACATTCTGTTACATATCAAGTCATCAATGTCAGAACTAAAATACCAGTATTTTAGATCTATATCTTAACATCTTCActcctattttaaataatttttcaactATTCAACTCACCCTTATAGTTAAAGATGGCAGGTGGATAACTGAGCAAATTAATCTTTGGAGGCATGTCTTTTAGAAGCACATCTGACACTACAGTCTCTTTGCCAATCAAAGTGCTGCATGCAGACATCAAAGAATGGTCAGCTGAAATAATCTCCAGATCCACATAGGTGTAAGAAATTGCTATTTCAGCTTACTAGTGGATAAAAGTCTCAGGCCCAAAGAAGTTAGCAGGATTCTGATCTTAGGTCAAgtaaaatatgataaatgcaaaaagaaaacatattaccCAAACCCAGGTCCCTCCAGACTTATTCCTTAAAGTAAAATCTTTATTAATTGCAGTAGTATAGTGTCACACAACCTTTACCTTGAGTACATTTATTCTGGAGAGGAGGTAGAAACTAtacttggaaatatttctgttttcagcaaAATCATGTGCTAAAATTATTTGTATCCCTGCTGTTAATATTTGAACTACCCCATTTTTGCCAGTGTGGCAGCACATCTTATATAAAGAGTTAACCTACTGAAGGACCAAATGACTATCCAGTTTCAGttctacaaataaattaatgtctTTATATTTCAAAGCAGATTAGCAAAACAAATTGATTATTATGTGTGAATTTTAGGAAACACTAAGCTCCTGctttcatgtaaataaaaaggacATAATTATGATTATTCACACAAACATGGCACAATCAGATAAAGAGTTAACATCAACAGAAATGATAAAAGTGGTGACATAATGAATGAAGAGCATTGGGGTTCATCATACCTTTTGAAGAGAAACAAGTTCATAGCATCTCAGATCCTCCACGGTTCTCAACGGTGTGCATGAGGTGCTGCTATATACTTTACAAACCgcagaaacaaaatacatttattttcaaacctcAGAGACAGAAGTTTAGAATGTGACTTTAGTTAAGATCAATAAACATGATCAGTCTCATCCCTGTTCAGACTGTGTGTGCTTAGTCTGAGAGGAAAAATCACTACCACATTGTACGTCACACTTTAAAGCACGACCCTAACAGAGcgctctttgttttgttttgttgtgctgCTCATaactttgcactttttttttttaaagtacagcATTGATTTAGTCAAACTGACAGAGCAGTCGTTAATTTTTTAACAGGTTCATTTCTTCAATCTTTTGGTTTCCCTGTTTAGGGATTCCTGTTCAGGAGATAAGTGGCACTCCAAGCGCATTTACTGGCCGCAGCTTCAGGAACTGGCTGGTGGAGTTACGCAATTCCCACTCTTTGATCAAGAGCAGCCGCAGCGCGCTCATCGATCGCTTGCTTGAAGGCTATGACAGCGCTCGTCACGGAACTGGGGTAGGCGAAGGAGCAGTTATATTAACCACCTATAGCTAAAAGTGGAGGGAAGCTTGCTAACTTTCCTCTTGCTGTGTGTGTCAGGTGTTTGGCGAGGGAGAGTTTCTGGAGTACCGACAAGCTCTCGATGAACTGGTTGACGTGTAAGTGCTGCCGTGCCGGTCCAGACTTGAAAACTATTAAGTTTAGTAACAATGTTGAAACAAGTACTTTAGATCACATTATTCATGCTGACAGGGAGAGAACTGAACAGCTTCCCAACAGTGTTTAGGGCAAGTTCTGATCTCTTCACCTCACCAGATATCTGGTGAAGTTACACCTCCATATGTGGAACTAATTTGGATACATATCCGATTGTTTTCAAAACGTCTTTAGTCTGAACggtcatgttgcattttgtgCAGCTTTTATATCATTAATGTGACACTTGCCTCATAATTCTGCTCCAGAAAAAGACGGACATGGTAAATCTGATGAATTTGAAGtgcatcacatcacaatcccatcactcctggctctgactacacatccaaacagacttctctaaAGAAGTTGCAGTGAATGCTCCACAAAAAGCCGTCGCTattagtttagctttttttcttttctttttaaaacaacaatctgTAAGCAAAG from Xiphophorus couchianus chromosome 13, X_couchianus-1.0, whole genome shotgun sequence harbors:
- the LOC114155362 gene encoding uncharacterized protein C1orf43 homolog isoform X1, which translates into the protein MATTRLTLPANELTQLQKATRRKQHYRVFVLLFIFVKRQIMRFAMRSRRGPHAPIGHNAPKGLRENIDSKLSKVQEICFEPRLLSEGDDRLRRGSQMSCYNYMYRMKALDAIRDSGIPVQEISGTPSAFTGRSFRNWLVELRNSHSLIKSSRSALIDRLLEGYDSARHGTGVFGEGEFLEYRQALDELVDVVKAYSSSTSLDQQHQSAAKDLTGSPVRGTPSTIQVTYLPSTGQRSKRPKHFLELKSFKDNYNTLESTL
- the LOC114155362 gene encoding uncharacterized protein C1orf43 homolog isoform X2, producing the protein MADSSPLSGVNVVLVMAYGSLVFVLLFIFVKRQIMRFAMRSRRGPHAPIGHNAPKGLRENIDSKLSKVQEICFEPRLLSEGDDRLRRGSQMSCYNYMYRMKALDAIRDSGIPVQEISGTPSAFTGRSFRNWLVELRNSHSLIKSSRSALIDRLLEGYDSARHGTGVFGEGEFLEYRQALDELVDVVKAYSSSTSLDQQHQSAAKDLTGSPVRGTPSTIQVTYLPSTGQRSKRPKHFLELKSFKDNYNTLESTL